A region of the Candidatus Edwardsbacteria bacterium genome:
CGTAGGAGGGGATATTCAGTTTGCCGGAACCCAGATCAGACAGCAGCAGATTGCAGCGCTCGGCCACCGCCATGGTGTTATCAATGGCCTGGGGGAATTCCTCGAACAGCCGGGCCATCTCGGCCGGGGATTTGAAGTAGAAGTTGTCGTTGGAAAATTTCATCCGGTCGGGGTCGGTGATGGTCCGGCCGGTCTGGATGCACAGCAAGGCGTCGTGGGCCTTGGCATCTTTGGCTTCCAGATAGTGGACGTCGTTGGTGGCCACCAGCGGGATGTCCAGCTCTTTGGATATGGCGGCGATCTCGGGGATGACCTGAAGTTCCTCGGGCAGGCCGTGGTTCTGGATCTCCAGAAAAAAATCCGGCCCGAACAATTCCCGGTAGAAGGAGGCGGCCTCCCGGGCTTTTTTTGGGTTGCCTTTCAGGATGGCCTGGGCGACCTCGCCCTGAATGCAGGAGGAAAGGGCCAGCAGGCCCTCGGAGTGCTGGGCCAGAAATTCTTTGTCGATGCGCGGTTTGTAGTAGAATCCATCCAGGAATCCGGCCGAGGAAAGCTTCATCAGGTTGTGGTAACCGATCTCGTTACGGGCCAGCAGTATCAAATGAAAGGCGGTCTCCCCGGCGGCATCGGCCGAACGGTCCAACCGGCTGCCGGGAGCCATGTACATCTCGCTGCCGATGATGGGTTTGATCCCGGCCGAACGGGCGGCGGTATAAAAATCCAGCGCCCCGAACATATTGCCGTGATCGGTGATGGCCAGCGAGGCCATTTTATGCTCGGCAGCCTTTTCCACCAGTTTTTTAACGGGGATCAGGCCGTCCAGGACGCTGTATTCGGTATGAAGATGAAGATGGGTGAATCGGGAGTGAGGCATGACGATTTTGATTTTAGATTACAGATGACAGGTTATGGGGATGCGGGATAAAGTTTGCCAAAAATGACCAGCAAAGATTATTCCTGCAGGTCGGAAAGTTTTTTAGGAACGCTGTTGCCGGTGAGGGGAAGGTCCAAGGGGTTGGCGCAGTATTTTTCCTTGCAGCGGCTGCATAAGATGAAAGTGAACTCGCGGTGCACCTCTTCCTCCAGCAGCGATTCCGGCACCCCGGCGGTCTGCTCGTTTATCCGGGCGATGAAATCTTTGATGCTGGTGCCGTCGGCCTCCTCGAGCACACCGTCGAACCCCTGCAGCAGGGAGATGTTCAGACGGTAATATATACTGCCCTGGGGCAGGGATCTTCGGCATTTTTCACAGCGTCGCATAATATTTTCTCCTCCACTGTTAGGATATCACTTAATGGTTAGAATTTCAATAGTAAAGTGTTTCACAATTCAATTGACAAATCATATAAATGCAATTAAACTTAACAATGCCACTTCGGGGGTTGAGAATCCAGCAAATTTGCCACCAAGGCACAAAGACACAAAAAATATTTAAACCAATGCCTAAAAAATTATTCACATCATTATTATTCTCCCTGGCGGTGATAATATCATTCTTCTCGCAGCTTTCTGCCGCCAGCATCTTCATTCCCATGGACCTAAGCCAGGCGGACCACCTGCGGGCCTACGGGGTGGTGTACCGTTGCCTGAAGAATGGAATCAAAGTGGAGTGGCTGCTCAATTATCGGGGTGGTTCGTTCCTGACCTCCGAGAACCAGACGACGGCCGAGCTGTGCAAAATCTCCGGGGTCAGCTACAGCATTATCTCCGACAATCAAACCTCGGAGCTCTACCGCCAGATTGAATCCGGGAACATGGAACGGATTGAATTGGAGAAGGCTCCCAAACTGGCGGTCTATGTTCCGCTGACCCACGATCCCTGGGACGATGCCGTCCGCCTGGCGCTGGACTATGCCCAGGTGCCCTATACCACTCTGTGGGACGAGGAGGTTCTGTCGGGGGCGCTGGCTCAGTACGACTGGCTGCACCTGCACCACGAGGATTTTACCGGACAGTATGGCAAGTTCTATTCCAACTACCGTAACACCGACTGGTACCAGAACGATGTTCGGGCCAATACCCGGCTGGCCGGAAAACTGGGCTATAAAAAAGTCTCGCAGATGAAATTGGCAGTGGCCGATAAGCTGCGGCAATACCTGTTCGACGGGGGCTTCCTGTTCGCCATGTGCTCGGCGCCAACTACCCTGGACATTGCCCTGTCGGCCGCCGGCACCGACATCGTACCTAAAGAGTTCGACGGCGACCCGGCCGATCCGGCCTACCAGGCCAAGCTGGACTTTACGCAGACCCTGGCCTTTACCGATTTCAATGTGATAACAAATCCCCTGGTGTACGAACATTCCGACATAGATGTTGGCACCGACGCCCTGGCCCGGGGGAAGGATACCTATTTCACCATGTTCGATTTTTCGGCCAAATACGACCCGGTATCCTGCATGCTGGTGCAGAATCATGTGGCGCTGGTCAGTGAATTTTTGGGACAGGATACCGGCTTCCGCCGGGACAAAATAAAAAAGGGGATAGTGCTGCTGGCCGAGGTGGTCGGCAGCGACGAGGTAAAATACCTGCACGGAATATACGGCAAGGGGAGCTTTGCCTATTTTGGAGGGCACGATCCCGAAGATTTCCAGCATTTCGTGGGTGATCCCAAGACCGATCTGAGGATGTACCGCAACTCGCCGGGATATAGGCTTATTCTCAACAATATATTATTCCCGGCGGCCAAGAAGAAGAAGTTGAAAACATAAATATCTATTGGCAAAAGAGATTAATATTTTGTAATTCGACGGAATGCAAAATTTGAACGCATAGTTTTGTATTGACTAAATAAATATTTTTGGTTATAATTACAAACTCTTAAGGAACCCGAAGGGCCACCGTAGCTCAGTTGGTAGAGCAGCGGTTTTGTAAACCGCTGGTCGGGGGTTCAAGTCCCTTCGGTGGCTCCATGTTACAGGTGAATTTAATTAACGGTAATCGAGTTGGCCGGCGTCTCGATATGCTTTTATGCGACTCGACGACCGGCCAGTAAATATAATAAAGTGGTGAGGTTCCCGAGTGGCCAAAGGGAACAGACTGTAAATCTGTCGGCGAAGCCTTCGGAGGTTCGAATCCTCCCCTCACCACCACTTTTATAAGGAAGAGAACCTCAAATTAGGTTCTCCGCCTGATGCCAGGCTTCAAAGTAGGGCAGCGGCGGATCCGCCGCATACTAATGCTTATATAATTTCATAGGCGGAGAATCCTCCCCTCACCACCACTTTTAGACCCCTCCCGGCCCTCCCCTTGATCAAGGGGAGGAATTAAGGCGGGGTCAAAATATCGGTGGATAAGCGATACGAGCGGGTGTAGCACAACGGTTAGTGCTCCTGCCTTCCAAGCAGGATACGACGGTTCGATTCCGTTCACCCGCTCCATTTATTTGT
Encoded here:
- a CDS encoding asparagine synthetase B, producing the protein MAVIISFFSQLSAASIFIPMDLSQADHLRAYGVVYRCLKNGIKVEWLLNYRGGSFLTSENQTTAELCKISGVSYSIISDNQTSELYRQIESGNMERIELEKAPKLAVYVPLTHDPWDDAVRLALDYAQVPYTTLWDEEVLSGALAQYDWLHLHHEDFTGQYGKFYSNYRNTDWYQNDVRANTRLAGKLGYKKVSQMKLAVADKLRQYLFDGGFLFAMCSAPTTLDIALSAAGTDIVPKEFDGDPADPAYQAKLDFTQTLAFTDFNVITNPLVYEHSDIDVGTDALARGKDTYFTMFDFSAKYDPVSCMLVQNHVALVSEFLGQDTGFRRDKIKKGIVLLAEVVGSDEVKYLHGIYGKGSFAYFGGHDPEDFQHFVGDPKTDLRMYRNSPGYRLILNNILFPAAKKKKLKT